The following coding sequences are from one Paenibacillus sp. FSL R5-0912 window:
- a CDS encoding zinc ribbon domain-containing protein, with amino-acid sequence METASTKQTESLFCQSCGMPVNETELQGSDKEGNKTEEYCIYCYENGEFKQPDITLQEMTDLCAGYLVEEGMDEAAARQMLGDSLPQLKRWSTGAGVS; translated from the coding sequence ATGGAAACGGCGTCAACGAAACAAACGGAGAGCTTGTTCTGCCAAAGCTGCGGAATGCCGGTTAACGAAACAGAGCTGCAGGGCAGCGACAAGGAAGGCAACAAAACGGAGGAGTATTGTATCTACTGTTATGAGAACGGTGAATTCAAGCAGCCGGACATCACTCTGCAGGAGATGACCGATCTCTGTGCCGGGTACTTGGTGGAGGAAGGAATGGATGAAGCTGCCGCCCGACAGATGCTGGGGGATTCCCTGCCTCAGCTGAAGCGCTGGAGCACGGGAGCCGGGGTTAGCTGA
- a CDS encoding LCP family protein, translating to MPPRKNRHAKAGKSKKKTLLWTLAIILLLIIGGLVYYFTAIYNQLDNLHKTGEDSPFVNVPTASAETVQPPEWEGTEPVNILLMGVDARGVKKGEVPRSDTMLVASLDPVKKKFYVFSILRDTYIPIPDHGTQRINAAITYGPNTAMQTVSDLLGIPIQYYVYTDFQGFMKLVDAVGGVDYEVEKDMHYTSKADGPEFDIDLKKGFQHLDGNMALQYVRFRHDATSDFTRTERQRGFLKAVADKVISTTSIIKLPTILSEVTPYIDTNLTLSDMWKLGSVGYDSSMGGSAQIPPMELIREKTTKDGSQVIGFTSDEDLQQFVQDTVTAPDPTPTPEAEASPGSSPSATPGSN from the coding sequence ATGCCGCCAAGAAAGAACCGGCACGCAAAAGCCGGCAAATCAAAAAAGAAGACGTTGCTCTGGACTCTGGCAATCATACTCCTTCTAATTATCGGAGGTCTGGTTTATTATTTCACCGCGATCTACAACCAGCTGGACAACCTGCACAAGACAGGTGAAGATTCTCCGTTTGTCAATGTGCCAACAGCCTCGGCGGAAACTGTTCAGCCCCCTGAATGGGAAGGTACAGAGCCTGTGAACATCCTGCTTATGGGTGTCGATGCGCGCGGGGTGAAGAAAGGCGAGGTTCCACGTTCGGATACCATGCTGGTTGCCTCACTAGACCCGGTCAAGAAAAAATTCTATGTGTTCTCTATTCTTCGCGATACTTATATCCCTATCCCTGACCACGGGACACAGCGGATCAATGCTGCAATTACCTATGGACCCAATACGGCGATGCAGACGGTAAGCGACCTGCTCGGCATCCCGATTCAATATTATGTGTATACCGATTTCCAGGGCTTCATGAAGCTTGTAGATGCCGTTGGCGGTGTCGACTATGAGGTTGAGAAAGACATGCACTATACTTCCAAAGCGGACGGGCCGGAGTTCGATATCGATCTCAAAAAAGGCTTCCAGCACCTGGATGGCAATATGGCGCTGCAGTACGTGCGCTTCCGCCATGACGCCACTTCCGATTTCACCCGGACGGAACGCCAGCGCGGATTCCTCAAGGCCGTGGCGGACAAGGTGATCAGTACCACTTCTATTATTAAGCTGCCCACGATTCTGTCAGAGGTTACGCCTTATATTGATACCAATCTTACGTTAAGTGATATGTGGAAGCTGGGTAGCGTTGGCTATGACAGCTCCATGGGAGGCAGTGCGCAAATCCCGCCGATGGAGCTGATCCGAGAGAAAACCACCAAGGATGGCTCCCAGGTCATCGGCTTCACCAGTGATGAAGATCTGCAGCAGTTCGTGCAGGATACAGTCACTGCGCCGGATCCTACTCCGACTCCTGAAGCAGAGGCTTCCCCGGGCAGCAGCCCTTCCGCTACACCTGGATCTAACTAG
- a CDS encoding MFS transporter → MSTNAGSLAGRNKGYQRLFAAGLINGIGDRFSSIAMLALVLHLTGSGMAVGISLGVRVLPYLFMAPLGGFLAGRLPRKTIMMAVDFLRIPVALSLLWVDGNHRLWLVYAGSFVMAAGEAIYSPVRKSSIPLLAAPEDLLRINGLEQLLNGCVLILGAFTGGIVSLYFGPDMAFVMNAVSFLAAGLLIRGIHYPKQALDGDARRESALHTEGGNPNIGLSAKGTRRRALRTVLGGSLALQIVLCYELLVPVINGWDNVLISVYAVQVFHAGDSGVGAFYAALGIGLSLSFFAGRLFRKRLLAVALGGLLLEGILLMMISSSGHFAAAFLLYILLSLAGGTGNACLDTLVMRETPPALQPAVFGLLAAVSGTLLGLSMLGAGWLLDEVEPRMLGFAGGAGFTVIALLLGGYYLLRSKWNKRYRESQP, encoded by the coding sequence ATGAGTACAAATGCAGGATCACTTGCCGGACGCAATAAAGGCTATCAAAGGCTGTTTGCAGCCGGGTTAATCAATGGTATCGGCGACCGTTTCAGCAGTATTGCCATGCTGGCTCTGGTTCTTCATTTGACCGGGTCGGGAATGGCCGTAGGGATATCGCTTGGCGTGCGGGTGCTGCCTTATCTGTTCATGGCACCGCTTGGAGGATTCCTGGCTGGCAGACTGCCGCGCAAAACGATCATGATGGCTGTGGATTTCCTGCGTATCCCGGTAGCCTTGTCTTTGCTCTGGGTGGACGGGAACCATAGGCTGTGGCTGGTGTATGCCGGCAGCTTTGTGATGGCAGCGGGTGAAGCCATCTATAGTCCGGTGCGCAAATCATCCATCCCGCTGCTGGCAGCGCCGGAGGATTTGCTGCGGATCAACGGCCTGGAACAGCTTTTGAACGGCTGCGTGCTGATTCTTGGCGCCTTTACGGGAGGGATTGTCTCGCTTTATTTCGGTCCGGATATGGCCTTTGTTATGAATGCTGTGTCGTTTCTGGCGGCAGGACTTTTGATAAGGGGGATTCATTATCCCAAGCAGGCCCTTGACGGAGACGCCCGCCGGGAGTCTGCACTGCATACTGAAGGCGGAAATCCTAACATAGGCTTGTCTGCCAAAGGGACACGGCGGCGGGCGTTGCGTACAGTTCTTGGAGGCAGCCTGGCACTGCAGATTGTGCTCTGTTATGAATTGCTGGTGCCGGTGATCAATGGCTGGGATAATGTGCTGATCAGCGTATATGCTGTGCAGGTATTTCATGCGGGTGACAGCGGGGTGGGGGCGTTCTACGCAGCGCTTGGCATCGGGCTCAGCCTGAGTTTCTTTGCCGGACGTTTATTCCGCAAAAGGCTTTTAGCGGTAGCACTGGGCGGTCTGCTGCTCGAGGGCATTCTGCTCATGATGATTAGCAGCAGCGGTCATTTCGCTGCAGCATTTCTGCTGTACATTCTGTTATCTTTGGCCGGAGGAACCGGCAATGCCTGTCTGGATACGCTGGTGATGAGAGAAACGCCGCCTGCGCTGCAGCCGGCTGTATTCGGCCTGCTGGCGGCAGTAAGCGGAACCCTGCTGGGTCTGTCCATGTTAGGGGCCGGCTGGCTGCTTGATGAGGTGGAGCCCAGAATGCTGGGATTCGCGGGCGGGGCGGGTTTTACTGTGATTGCGCTGCTATTGGGAGGTTATTACCTGCTGCGCAGCAAATGGAATAAGCGGTACAGGGAGTCCCAGCCTTAA
- a CDS encoding helix-turn-helix transcriptional regulator, translated as MKIDRLLSIVILLLNRPLIQAKELADMFEVSVRTIYRDIDSINTAGIPVVTYQGAGGGIGLMQGYRLDRNVLSERELADIFGALQSVSSYGGEGHQLLMEKISSVIPPSQTAAFRSKTTQMIVDLSPWGLMGPLEERISLLKEALEENTVISFEYISAEGRASTRTVEPYTLVLKGQSWYLYGFCTERRDFRLFKLLRMKALVKEKRNYTRQDIPLKELPWTDGWKEPQNIQPIRLQFAPEGRHLAEEYFDSEELQQDDRGGYTLTVHYPENDWLFGFLLSFGTVLEVLGPEHIRRRIGELAGGVAAKYASSLPQPQPTHPAD; from the coding sequence GTGAAAATAGACCGTCTCCTCTCCATTGTCATTCTGCTGCTGAACCGGCCGCTGATTCAGGCCAAGGAGCTGGCCGATATGTTCGAAGTCTCCGTACGCACCATCTACCGCGATATAGACAGCATTAACACCGCAGGTATTCCTGTTGTCACGTATCAAGGGGCCGGGGGCGGTATCGGCCTCATGCAAGGCTACCGGCTGGACCGTAATGTGCTGTCCGAGCGTGAGCTGGCCGATATCTTCGGTGCACTGCAAAGCGTCTCCTCTTATGGCGGTGAAGGGCACCAGCTGTTAATGGAGAAAATCAGCAGTGTGATCCCGCCTTCCCAGACTGCTGCCTTCCGCAGCAAGACCACTCAGATGATCGTAGATCTCTCTCCTTGGGGACTGATGGGCCCTTTGGAAGAGCGGATCAGCCTTCTTAAAGAGGCGCTGGAGGAAAATACCGTCATCTCCTTCGAATATATCTCGGCCGAAGGCCGGGCAAGTACGCGTACCGTTGAACCCTACACCCTTGTACTCAAAGGACAAAGCTGGTACTTATACGGTTTCTGCACAGAACGCCGGGATTTCCGGCTCTTCAAGCTGCTGCGGATGAAAGCGCTGGTGAAGGAGAAGCGGAACTATACCCGCCAGGATATTCCGCTGAAGGAGCTGCCCTGGACGGACGGCTGGAAAGAACCGCAGAATATCCAGCCGATCCGGCTGCAATTTGCACCGGAAGGCAGGCATCTTGCGGAAGAGTATTTCGACTCCGAGGAACTGCAGCAGGATGATCGCGGCGGGTACACCCTCACGGTCCATTATCCTGAGAATGATTGGCTGTTCGGTTTCCTGCTAAGCTTCGGAACCGTGCTGGAGGTGCTTGGGCCGGAACATATCCGCCGGAGAATAGGCGAGCTGGCCGGAGGCGTTGCTGCCAAATACGCCTCCAGCCTCCCTCAGCCGCAGCCGACACACCCTGCTGATTAA
- a CDS encoding 2-hydroxyacyl-CoA dehydratase: MKILRIGLDVGSTTAKLVVMQRDTIIYQDYVRHFSDIKKAALSLLSDVQDRFPDSEAALTVSGSSGLSLSKLGEIPFVQEVIACTKAISERIPQCDTAIELGGEDAKIIYLSGGIEQRMNTACAGGTGAFIDQMASLLQTDPGGLNELAVKHERIYPIASRCGVFAKSDVQPLLNEGARREDVAASIFQSIVNQTISGLACGRPIRGRVAFLGGPLTFLSALRDRFADTLGLKEGDILFPEHSQYFVAIGSALAQSDPLFLPLSGWISRIASVDFSLDRAEDAELAPLFETPDDLAQFRLRHGQATAPRSELSAYRGPVYLGIDAGSTTTKLVVTGSADEILYTSYGSNKGNPLQSVTDALKAIYRILPESCYIAGAYATGYGEGLVKAALRTDGGEVETVAHYKAASKFMPEVDFILDIGGQDMKCIKIRGGAIDSLMLNEACSAGCGSFLESFASALELGIEEFAQSALQSVKPVNLGSRCTVFMNSKVKQVQKEGASLADLSAGLAYSVIKNALQKVIKIRNPEDLGRNIIVQGGTFYNEAVLRAFEQLTGRTVVRPDIAGVMGAYGCALIAKEQARPEGISTILGPEELETFQYSVSPGRCSRCANNCALTISRFPDKSFHVTGNRCERGAGGKKEKNTLPNLMQYKYERFFDYEGLPEEAAVRGTVGIPRTMNMFENYPFWHTFFTSLRYRTVLSPKSSKKLYESGMDTIPSESICYPAKMAHGHVQSLIGKGVDFIFYPAVVFEKKEDEAAQNHFNCPVVASYPEVIRNNMDGLKEQGVPLVSPFLTFDDIPALTRVLVKTFADVPKEEIAAAVQAGLAEADRAKNDVRTKGEETLVFLTETGTKGILLCGHPYHADPEINHGIADMITGMGLAVLTEDSVCHLDHSEGDVGVVNQWTYHARMYRAARLAAGRNDLELVQLTSFGCGIDAITCDAVQEIMERHNKVYTLIKIDEISNLGAARIRLRSLQAAMREREKGDVQPQLLYKTQANMPFTKEMKETYTILAPQMSPIHFELFERVFQDAGYRLKILESTGPQETEEGLRYVNNDACYPAIVTIGQMLSALKSGEYDPDRTAVIMSQTGGGCRATNYISLLRKALKDSNLGQIPVISLNASGMENQPGFRISLKLANRLIAAACYGDLMMRLLHRFRPYETVPGSAGALFRRGMERCKKSLSNFSFREYKRLCREIVAEFSRLAVNPAVKPKVGIVGEILIKFHPDANNHIIEMIEAEGGEAVMPDFLDFIFYCVYNPIYKAEQFGKSKRLGYINPMLISYLEIYRKPVKVALEQAGLAKGRENIYGLAEKAGRLVSVGNQMGEGWFLTAEMMDLLDNGVNNIACIQPFACLPNHITGRGMIKGLKELYPGANIVAIDYDAGVSVVNQANRIKLMMSIASGLESGKQPSAEEVARLQPTLTGTVGCGV, encoded by the coding sequence ATGAAAATACTGCGTATTGGGCTTGACGTCGGATCAACTACGGCCAAATTGGTTGTTATGCAGCGGGATACAATTATTTATCAAGATTATGTGCGTCATTTCAGCGATATAAAAAAAGCAGCGCTATCGCTCCTGTCCGATGTACAGGACCGGTTCCCGGATAGCGAAGCGGCACTCACTGTAAGCGGCTCCTCCGGTTTATCACTATCTAAACTGGGGGAGATTCCTTTTGTCCAGGAGGTCATTGCCTGTACCAAGGCGATCAGCGAACGGATTCCGCAGTGCGATACAGCGATTGAGCTTGGCGGTGAAGATGCCAAGATTATCTATCTAAGCGGCGGCATAGAGCAGCGGATGAATACCGCCTGCGCAGGCGGTACCGGAGCCTTTATCGATCAGATGGCCTCGCTGCTGCAGACAGATCCCGGCGGGCTCAATGAGCTTGCAGTGAAGCATGAGCGGATCTATCCAATCGCTTCACGCTGCGGGGTATTTGCCAAGAGTGATGTGCAGCCGCTGCTTAATGAAGGAGCACGCCGCGAGGATGTGGCAGCCTCCATCTTCCAGAGCATTGTGAACCAGACGATCAGCGGACTTGCCTGCGGCCGGCCGATCCGCGGCCGTGTGGCTTTTCTGGGCGGACCGCTGACGTTCTTGTCTGCACTCCGCGACCGTTTTGCGGATACGCTGGGACTTAAGGAAGGCGATATACTGTTCCCGGAGCATTCACAATATTTTGTAGCGATCGGTTCGGCGCTTGCGCAGTCTGACCCCCTATTCCTGCCGCTATCCGGCTGGATCTCGCGGATTGCTTCCGTGGACTTCTCGCTGGACCGTGCGGAGGATGCTGAGCTGGCACCGCTGTTTGAGACTCCGGATGATCTGGCGCAGTTCAGACTCCGCCACGGCCAAGCGACGGCACCGCGTTCGGAGCTGTCCGCCTATCGCGGACCTGTTTATCTCGGCATTGATGCCGGCTCTACAACGACAAAGCTGGTGGTTACCGGCTCGGCGGATGAGATTCTATACACCTCGTACGGAAGCAATAAAGGCAACCCGCTGCAGTCTGTCACGGATGCGCTGAAGGCAATCTACCGGATTCTTCCGGAGAGCTGCTACATCGCCGGAGCTTATGCTACCGGTTACGGCGAGGGATTGGTCAAGGCCGCGCTGCGGACAGACGGCGGCGAAGTGGAGACGGTAGCGCATTATAAAGCGGCCTCCAAATTCATGCCGGAAGTAGACTTTATCCTCGATATCGGCGGCCAGGATATGAAATGCATCAAGATCCGCGGCGGCGCTATCGACAGCCTGATGCTTAATGAAGCCTGCTCGGCAGGCTGCGGCTCCTTCCTGGAGAGCTTCGCTTCTGCGCTGGAGCTCGGCATTGAGGAGTTCGCCCAATCGGCGCTCCAATCCGTCAAGCCGGTGAACCTCGGTTCCCGCTGCACAGTGTTCATGAATTCCAAGGTGAAGCAGGTACAGAAGGAAGGCGCGTCCCTGGCGGATCTCTCGGCCGGACTTGCCTATTCAGTTATCAAGAATGCCCTGCAAAAGGTAATCAAAATCCGCAATCCGGAGGATTTGGGCCGCAACATCATTGTTCAGGGCGGTACTTTCTACAATGAAGCTGTACTGCGGGCCTTCGAGCAGCTGACCGGGAGAACCGTGGTCAGACCTGATATTGCCGGCGTTATGGGCGCCTACGGCTGTGCGCTGATTGCCAAAGAACAGGCTCGCCCAGAAGGGATTAGCACTATTCTGGGACCCGAAGAGCTGGAGACATTCCAATACTCAGTCTCTCCCGGCCGCTGCAGCCGCTGCGCCAATAACTGCGCGCTCACAATCAGCCGCTTCCCGGACAAGAGCTTTCACGTGACCGGGAACCGCTGCGAGCGCGGGGCAGGCGGCAAGAAAGAGAAGAATACGCTGCCGAATCTGATGCAGTATAAATATGAACGATTCTTCGATTATGAGGGATTGCCTGAAGAAGCGGCGGTACGGGGCACGGTTGGAATTCCGCGGACGATGAATATGTTCGAGAATTATCCGTTCTGGCATACCTTCTTCACCTCTCTGCGCTACCGGACCGTACTGTCTCCGAAATCCAGCAAGAAGCTGTATGAGAGCGGGATGGATACCATCCCTTCGGAATCGATCTGTTATCCGGCGAAGATGGCTCACGGACATGTCCAGAGTCTGATTGGGAAAGGCGTTGATTTCATCTTCTATCCTGCGGTAGTCTTTGAGAAGAAGGAAGATGAAGCGGCCCAGAATCATTTCAATTGCCCGGTAGTTGCCTCCTATCCGGAGGTTATCCGCAACAATATGGATGGTCTGAAGGAGCAGGGGGTTCCTCTTGTCAGTCCATTTCTGACCTTTGATGATATTCCGGCGCTGACGCGGGTGCTGGTGAAGACCTTTGCCGATGTTCCCAAGGAGGAGATCGCTGCAGCTGTACAGGCGGGACTTGCTGAAGCTGATCGGGCGAAGAATGATGTGCGTACGAAGGGTGAAGAAACGCTGGTCTTCCTCACGGAGACGGGGACGAAGGGGATTCTGCTCTGCGGTCATCCCTACCATGCTGATCCGGAGATCAATCACGGCATAGCCGATATGATCACCGGCATGGGTCTTGCTGTGCTGACCGAGGATTCGGTCTGCCATCTGGACCACAGTGAAGGAGACGTAGGCGTAGTCAACCAATGGACCTACCATGCGCGGATGTACCGTGCGGCCCGGCTGGCTGCGGGAAGAAACGATCTGGAGCTTGTCCAGCTGACTTCTTTTGGCTGCGGTATTGATGCGATCACCTGCGATGCCGTTCAGGAGATTATGGAACGTCACAACAAGGTCTATACGCTGATTAAGATTGATGAGATCAGCAATCTGGGGGCAGCGCGTATACGTCTTCGTTCCTTGCAGGCAGCTATGCGTGAGCGGGAGAAGGGGGATGTGCAGCCTCAGCTGCTATACAAGACGCAGGCAAATATGCCGTTCACGAAGGAAATGAAGGAAACCTATACCATTCTGGCTCCGCAGATGTCACCGATCCATTTCGAGTTGTTTGAACGGGTGTTCCAGGATGCAGGTTATCGTCTGAAAATTCTGGAATCAACCGGACCGCAGGAGACCGAGGAAGGCCTAAGGTACGTGAACAACGATGCCTGTTATCCGGCGATTGTAACCATTGGGCAGATGCTGTCTGCGCTGAAGAGCGGGGAATACGATCCGGACCGGACTGCCGTGATCATGTCACAGACCGGCGGCGGCTGCCGGGCGACCAATTATATCTCCCTGCTGCGCAAGGCACTGAAGGATTCGAATCTGGGGCAGATTCCGGTCATTTCGCTGAATGCATCCGGAATGGAGAATCAGCCGGGCTTCCGGATCAGCCTGAAGCTGGCGAACCGCCTGATTGCTGCGGCCTGCTACGGTGATCTGATGATGCGTCTCCTGCACCGCTTCAGACCGTATGAGACCGTTCCGGGAAGCGCCGGAGCCTTATTCCGCAGAGGAATGGAGCGCTGCAAGAAAAGCCTCTCAAACTTCTCGTTCCGTGAGTACAAGCGGCTGTGCCGTGAGATCGTTGCTGAGTTCTCCCGGCTCGCGGTCAACCCGGCAGTGAAGCCGAAGGTGGGCATTGTCGGTGAAATACTGATCAAGTTCCATCCCGATGCCAATAACCACATTATCGAGATGATTGAGGCAGAAGGCGGAGAGGCTGTAATGCCGGATTTCCTGGACTTCATTTTCTATTGTGTCTATAATCCGATCTACAAAGCCGAGCAATTCGGCAAAAGCAAACGGCTGGGATATATTAATCCCATGCTGATCTCGTATCTGGAGATTTACCGCAAGCCGGTCAAAGTGGCACTGGAGCAAGCCGGACTGGCCAAAGGCCGGGAGAATATTTATGGGCTGGCCGAGAAAGCAGGCCGCCTGGTCTCTGTAGGCAACCAGATGGGCGAAGGCTGGTTCCTGACAGCGGAGATGATGGATCTGCTGGATAATGGCGTGAACAATATCGCCTGTATTCAGCCATTTGCCTGCCTGCCGAATCATATTACCGGCCGGGGCATGATTAAAGGTCTGAAGGAGCTGTATCCGGGCGCGAATATCGTTGCTATCGACTATGATGCCGGGGTCAGCGTCGTGAATCAGGCTAACCGGATCAAGCTGATGATGTCAATTGCCAGCGGGCTAGAGAGCGGTAAACAACCGTCAGCAGAGGAAGTCGCACGGCTGCAGCCTACTTTAACTGGCACTGTGGGCTGCGGGGTATAA
- a CDS encoding MarR family winged helix-turn-helix transcriptional regulator, producing MEEKEKQLDDILSSFRCINHNFQQLLWKDAEELKITSTQLMVLRKLSAHPDIGITELADLLHLGNSAASGVVDRMVKAGLITRERSQSDRRIFKLAMTDKGKEIRELSKQSLRRYLQPLANIPAEDAGELLRLHGEIIKILEQGRDKKKL from the coding sequence TTGGAGGAAAAGGAAAAGCAGTTGGACGATATTCTGTCCTCTTTCCGCTGTATCAACCATAATTTCCAGCAGCTTTTGTGGAAGGACGCAGAAGAGCTGAAGATTACATCCACCCAGCTAATGGTATTGCGTAAGTTGTCGGCACATCCCGATATCGGTATCACTGAGCTTGCAGACCTGCTGCATCTTGGCAACAGCGCGGCAAGCGGAGTGGTGGACCGGATGGTGAAGGCTGGACTGATTACCAGAGAACGCTCGCAGAGCGACAGACGTATATTTAAGCTGGCGATGACCGATAAGGGCAAGGAGATCCGGGAGTTAAGCAAACAGTCTCTGCGCAGGTACCTGCAGCCCTTGGCTAATATACCTGCTGAGGATGCCGGAGAACTGCTGCGGTTGCATGGTGAAATCATCAAGATTCTAGAACAAGGGAGAGACAAAAAGAAGCTATGA
- the bcp gene encoding thioredoxin-dependent thiol peroxidase has product MNIKLGQAVPDFKLPASTGQEISLSQYRGRKVLLYFYPKNMTPACTQEACDFRDAHDRVTAHGAVLLGISSDNLASHGKFIAKNGLPFPLLSDEEHKVSELFGVWQLKKLYGKEFMGIVRSTFLIDEEGILRAEWRKVRVKGHVEAALEQIVK; this is encoded by the coding sequence ATGAATATCAAGCTTGGACAAGCGGTCCCGGACTTCAAGCTCCCCGCTTCCACAGGGCAGGAAATTAGCTTAAGCCAGTATCGCGGCAGGAAAGTCCTGCTCTACTTCTATCCCAAGAATATGACACCCGCCTGCACGCAGGAAGCCTGCGACTTCCGTGATGCCCATGACAGGGTTACAGCCCATGGAGCGGTCCTGCTGGGAATCAGCTCCGATAATCTCGCCTCACACGGCAAATTTATCGCGAAGAACGGTTTGCCATTTCCGCTGCTCTCCGATGAGGAGCATAAGGTCAGCGAATTATTCGGAGTATGGCAGCTGAAGAAGCTCTACGGCAAAGAATTTATGGGCATTGTGCGCTCCACCTTCCTGATTGACGAAGAAGGAATTCTGCGTGCGGAATGGAGAAAAGTCCGGGTCAAGGGCCATGTGGAGGCAGCATTAGAACAAATCGTGAAATAA
- a CDS encoding DHA2 family efflux MFS transporter permease subunit, which yields MSTITADAASSKTIRRGPIIAALLIGAFVALLNQTLMNVALPKMMEDLKIAANTAQWLTTGFMLVNGVLVPISAYLVEKFTTRQLFTTAMMLFSIGTLVCAIGSGFEMIMVGRVIQAVGAGILMPLMNIVFLRIFPIEERGKAMGLMAVAMIFAPAVGPTLSGWVVQNYSWRVLFYIVLPLAIFSMLLGMKTMQNVGKLTSPKLDKPGVVLSTLGFGGLLYGFSDAGTDGWGSTTVILCLILGIVSLGLFVWRELTADKPLLEFRIFRYNMYSLTTVINIIVTMAMYAGMILLPIYLQTIRGFTPMESGLMLLPGAILMGIMSPITGIIFDKIGARWLAVIGLAITAITTWEFSQISNSTTYTHLILTYTARMFGMSMLMMPIVTAGLNQLPQRLASHGTAMSNTLRTVGGALGMALFVSLMTNRTKSNITDALTSGAVSQTDKAAMLKLTQEATINGITHAFTVATWVTVLALVLALFIRKTSPQPDFLKTEEEDAVQPQPNKVKSQRA from the coding sequence ATGAGTACAATTACTGCTGACGCTGCATCGTCCAAGACGATCCGCAGAGGTCCGATTATCGCAGCGCTTCTGATCGGCGCCTTCGTGGCGTTATTGAATCAGACACTGATGAATGTGGCGCTGCCCAAAATGATGGAGGACCTGAAGATCGCCGCCAATACGGCACAATGGCTGACTACAGGGTTCATGCTGGTTAATGGTGTACTGGTGCCGATCAGCGCTTATCTGGTAGAGAAATTTACGACCCGCCAGCTCTTTACGACGGCGATGATGCTATTTTCCATAGGTACACTGGTTTGTGCAATAGGATCGGGCTTTGAAATGATTATGGTAGGCAGAGTTATTCAGGCGGTAGGTGCCGGGATTCTGATGCCGCTGATGAACATTGTGTTCCTGCGCATATTCCCGATTGAAGAACGCGGCAAGGCTATGGGACTTATGGCGGTTGCGATGATTTTTGCTCCGGCAGTCGGACCTACCTTATCCGGATGGGTGGTTCAGAACTACTCCTGGCGCGTGCTGTTCTACATTGTGCTTCCGCTGGCTATCTTCTCGATGCTGCTTGGCATGAAGACGATGCAGAATGTAGGCAAGCTGACTTCTCCAAAACTGGATAAGCCCGGTGTAGTCTTATCTACTCTGGGGTTTGGCGGACTGCTGTACGGCTTCAGTGATGCCGGAACAGACGGCTGGGGGAGTACAACCGTTATCCTCTGTCTGATTCTGGGTATTGTCTCCCTGGGGCTGTTCGTATGGCGTGAGCTTACAGCGGATAAGCCGCTGCTTGAATTCCGGATTTTCCGCTACAACATGTATTCACTTACTACTGTAATTAACATTATCGTGACCATGGCTATGTACGCCGGTATGATTCTGCTGCCGATCTATCTGCAGACGATCCGCGGCTTTACACCGATGGAGTCCGGACTGATGCTGCTGCCGGGTGCGATTCTGATGGGTATTATGTCTCCAATTACCGGAATTATATTTGATAAAATCGGTGCAAGATGGCTGGCAGTTATCGGTCTTGCCATCACGGCTATTACGACTTGGGAGTTCAGCCAGATCAGCAACAGCACAACGTATACACATCTGATTCTGACGTATACTGCACGGATGTTCGGGATGTCCATGCTGATGATGCCCATTGTAACTGCCGGTCTGAATCAGCTTCCGCAGCGTTTGGCTTCGCACGGTACGGCAATGTCCAACACCCTGCGGACCGTAGGCGGTGCACTGGGTATGGCGCTGTTCGTCAGCCTGATGACCAACCGTACGAAGAGCAACATTACCGATGCACTGACAAGCGGTGCGGTATCGCAGACCGATAAGGCGGCGATGCTTAAGCTTACGCAGGAAGCAACGATTAACGGGATTACTCATGCGTTCACTGTAGCTACCTGGGTGACAGTGCTTGCCCTGGTGCTGGCGTTGTTCATCAGAAAGACTTCTCCGCAGCCGGATTTCCTGAAGACGGAAGAAGAGGATGCAGTACAGCCACAGCCTAACAAGGTGAAATCGCAAAGAGCTTAA